A stretch of Plutella xylostella chromosome 10, ilPluXylo3.1, whole genome shotgun sequence DNA encodes these proteins:
- the LOC105385377 gene encoding isocitrate dehydrogenase [NADP] cytoplasmic: MSKIKAGPVVDILGDEMTRIIWDLIKDKLILPFLDIELHTYDLGMEYRDQTDDQVTIDCANAIKKYNVGIKCATITPDEKRVEEFKLKKMWKSPNGTIRNILGGTVFREAIICKNIPRLVTGWEKPIIIGRHAHADQYKAVDYVVPGEGKLELIWTPPKGEPIKEVIHDFKGPGVALGMFNTDASIIDFAHSSFKFALDRKYPLYLSTKNTILKKYDGRFKDIFQEIYEKEYRAAYEAAGIWYEHRLIDDMVAYAMKSEGGFVWACKNYDGDVQSDSVAQGYGSLGLMTSVLICPDGKTVEAEAAHGTVTRHYRFYQQGKETSTNPIASIFAWTRGLLHRAKLDNNAELKTFAEALEAVCIETIESGVMTKDLAICIKGMNNVKRDDYFETFAFMDKLAENLKKKLGKSSNL, from the coding sequence ATGTCGAAAATAAAGGCCGGACCCGTCGTCGACATCCTCGGGGATGAGATGACCCGGATCATCTGGGACCTGATCAAGGACAAGCTCATCCTCCCGTTCCTGGACATCGAGCTGCACACTTACGACCTGGGCATGGAGTACCGCGACCAGACCGACGACCAGGTCACCATCGACTGCGCCAACGCCATCAAGAAGTACAACGTCGGCATCAAGTGCGCCACCATCACCCCCGACGAGAAGCGAGTCGAGGAGTTCAAGCTCAAGAAGATGTGGAAGAGCCCCAACGGCACCATCCGGAACATCCTCGGCGGCACCGTGTTCCGCGAGGCCATCATCTGCAAGAACATCCCGCGGCTCGTCACCGGCTGGGAGAAGCCCATCATCATCGGCCGGCACGCACACGCCGACCAGTACAAGGCCGTCGACTACGTGGTGCCCGGCGAGGGCAAGCTCGAGCTCATCTGGACCCCGCCCAAGGGGGAGCCCATCAAGGAGGTCATCCACGACTTCAAGGGCCCCGGCGTCGCGCTCGGCATGTTCAACACTGATGCTTCCATCATCGACTTCGCCCACTCTTCATTCAAGTTTGCGCTGGACAGGAAGTACCCGCTGTACCTGAGCACCAAGAACACCATCCTGAAGAAGTACGACGGCCGCTTCAAAGACATTTTCCAGGAGATCTACGAGAAGGAGTACCGCGCGGCGTACGAGGCGGCCGGCATCTGGTACGAGCACCGGCTCATCGACGACATGGTGGCGTACGCGATGAAGTCGGAGGGCGGGTTCGTGTGGGCCTGCAAGAACTACGACGGCGACGTGCAGTCGGACTCGGTGGCGCAGGGCTACGGCTCGCTGGGGCTCATGACGTCGGTGCTCATCTGCCCGGACGGCAAGACGGTGGAGGCGGAGGCGGCGCACGGCACGGTCACGCGCCACTACCGCTTCTACCAGCAGGGCAAGGAGACCTCCACCAACCCGATCGCTTCCATCTTCGCGTGGACGCGTGGTCTGCTACACCGCGCTAAGCTCGACAACAACGCCGAGCTAAAGACCTTCGCGGAGGCGCTGGAGGCCGTCTGCATCGAGACCATCGAGTCCGGGGTCATGACCAAGGACTTGGCCATCTGCATCAAGGGCATGAACAACGTGAAGCGCGACGACTACTTCGAGACCTTCGCCTTCATGGATAAACTGGCCGAAAATCTCAAAAAGAAGCTGGGCAAGAGCAGCAACCTCTAA